From Panicum hallii strain FIL2 chromosome 2, PHallii_v3.1, whole genome shotgun sequence, a single genomic window includes:
- the LOC112880555 gene encoding ATP synthase subunit gamma, chloroplastic, with translation MSCSHLSTAWSSSALASSASTRRRSSAPRSGGSGFVVRCSLRELRSRIDSVRNTQKITEAMKLVAAAKVRRAQEAVVSSRPFSEALVEVLYNMNQEIQTEDIDLPLTRTRPVKKVALVVLTGERGLCGSFNNNVLKKAETRIEELKQLGLGYTVISVGKKGNAYFTRRPYIPLERELEVNGVPTVKDSQAICDLVYSLFVSEEVDKVELLYSKFVSLVRSDPIIQTLLPMSPKGEICDVNGVCVDATEDELFRLTTKEGKLTVEREKVKIETQPFSPVVQFEQDPVQILDALLPLYLNSQILRALQESLASELAARMSAMSSATDNAIELRKNLSIAYNRQRQAKITGEILEIVAGADALAG, from the coding sequence ATGTCTTGCTCCCACCTATCCACCGCCTGGTCCTCCTCGGCGCTCGCCAGCAGCGCCTCCACCCGGCGGCGGTCCTCCGCCCCTCGCTCCGGCGGCAGCGGCTTCGTGGTGCGGTGCTCCCTCCGCGAGCTCCGCAGCCGCATCGACTCCGTCCGCAACACGCAGAAGATCACCGAGGCCATGAAGCTTGTGGCCGCCGCCAAGGTCCGGCGCGCGCAGGAGGCTGTGGTCTCGTCCCGCCCCTTCTCGGAGGCCCTGGTCGAGGTGCTCTACAACATGAACCAGGAGATCCAGACGGAGGACATCGACCTGCCGCTGACCCGCACCCGCCCCGTGAAGAAGGTCGCCCTGGTGGTCCTCACCGGCGAGCGCGGCCTCTGCGGCAGCTTCAACAACAACGTCCTCAAGAAGGCGGAGACCCGCATCGAGGAGCTCAAGCAGCTGGGGCTCGGGTACACCGTCATCAGCGTGGGGAAGAAGGGCAACGCCTACTTCACGCGCCGCCCCTACATCCCGCTGGAGCGGGAGCTGGAGGTgaacggcgtgcccacggtgaaGGACTCGCAGGCCATCTGCGACCTGGTCTACTCCCTCTTCGTGTCGGAGGAGGTGGACAAGGTGGAGCTGCTCTACTCCAAGTTCGTGTCCCTGGTGCGCTCCGACCCCATCATCCAGACGCTGCTGCCCATGTCCCCCAAGGGCGAGATCTGCGACGTCAACGGCGTCTGCGTGGACGCCACCGAGGACGAGCTCTTCCGCCTCACCACCAAGGAGGGGAAGCTCACCGTCGAGCGCGAGAAGGTGAAGATCGAGACGCAGCCCTTCTCCCCCGTCGTGCAGTTCGAGCAGGACCCCGTGCAGATCCTCGACGCGCTGCTGCCGCTCTACCTCAACAGCCAGATCCTCCGCGCCCTGCAGGAGTCGCTCGCCAGTGAGCTCGCCGCCCGGATGAGCGCCATGAGCAGCGCCACCGACAACGCCATCGAGCTCCGCAAGAACCTCTCCATCGCATACAACCGCCAGCGCCAGGCCAAGATCACCGGGGAGATCCTCGAGATCGTCGCCGGTGCCGACGCCCTCGCCGGCTGA